A single genomic interval of Aureliella helgolandensis harbors:
- a CDS encoding HEAT repeat domain-containing protein has translation MAHDDWIRSTCNWLRSANEEDSSPEATLARVAHAPPAELEALLEVLAADFHALAQQSGRVKLLMQAVAARMVQLTADAQFTREGIFINAECLARLYDQLVEVDAAAASHVLQILASQGDEESLSSLASLIAETPPEDWQSVGLALSPLWNAEPEALEQFFDCLDAGFVHPATMAVLLDLANFAVRSGKLSEHPWAARSSELGNLLAAVTAQLEKLEQDPAQFGSQIEEIQRTLNDSVALVISLCDSLGLIANAEAIPTLTHTMQLSHRRIQTEAAGALARLGDESGQQRLVELAADPVARRRAVAYAEELEFAEQIEEPLRLPHALAESELASWLAEPPQYGIPPTGLELIDTRTQYWPGYEEPRDCYLFHYWYEFPGGRVSNVGIAGPVTHAFQSDLANLPVDDIYAAFAGWHAEHEEIYEVPMALLNPAQRREADLLERKLDQLEMSSIVPLALTFFLGEIALLAQVEREGIQSCAIADNQEWISFPTSESSNAITPEIVLSIFRGRKLLRTFNH, from the coding sequence ATGGCACACGACGATTGGATCCGCAGTACTTGCAACTGGCTGAGATCGGCGAATGAGGAAGATTCTTCGCCGGAGGCCACCTTGGCGAGGGTTGCCCACGCACCCCCCGCCGAACTCGAAGCCCTACTTGAGGTCTTGGCGGCAGATTTTCACGCCTTGGCCCAGCAGTCCGGGCGAGTGAAGCTGCTGATGCAGGCCGTTGCGGCGCGAATGGTCCAGCTGACGGCCGATGCGCAGTTCACCCGAGAGGGAATCTTCATCAACGCCGAATGCCTCGCGCGTCTCTACGATCAATTGGTAGAGGTGGATGCTGCCGCCGCCTCTCATGTCTTGCAGATCTTGGCCTCCCAAGGAGATGAAGAGTCTCTAAGTTCCTTGGCCTCGCTGATCGCGGAAACGCCGCCCGAAGACTGGCAATCGGTGGGATTGGCGCTCAGCCCCCTATGGAACGCTGAGCCGGAAGCTCTCGAACAATTCTTCGATTGCTTGGATGCTGGTTTTGTGCATCCGGCCACCATGGCAGTCCTCCTCGATCTAGCCAATTTTGCCGTGCGCAGCGGCAAATTGAGCGAACACCCTTGGGCAGCACGCAGTTCGGAACTGGGCAATTTACTGGCGGCAGTCACCGCGCAATTGGAGAAGCTGGAGCAGGATCCCGCCCAATTTGGCAGTCAGATCGAAGAGATTCAACGCACGCTCAACGACAGCGTGGCCCTGGTGATCAGCTTGTGCGATTCCTTGGGGCTGATTGCGAACGCAGAGGCGATTCCCACCCTGACGCATACGATGCAACTTTCGCATCGTCGCATTCAAACTGAGGCCGCCGGAGCGCTGGCCCGACTCGGGGATGAGAGTGGCCAGCAACGCTTGGTCGAACTGGCTGCGGACCCCGTCGCCCGCCGCCGCGCGGTCGCTTACGCCGAAGAGCTTGAGTTTGCCGAACAGATTGAAGAACCCTTGCGACTGCCTCACGCACTGGCCGAGTCCGAACTAGCCAGTTGGCTTGCCGAGCCACCGCAGTATGGAATTCCTCCTACAGGGTTGGAATTGATCGACACACGCACCCAATACTGGCCCGGCTATGAGGAGCCGAGGGATTGCTACCTATTTCACTACTGGTATGAGTTTCCCGGAGGACGCGTGAGCAATGTCGGTATCGCGGGGCCAGTAACTCACGCTTTCCAATCGGATCTTGCGAATCTTCCAGTCGACGATATCTACGCTGCTTTTGCCGGTTGGCATGCGGAGCACGAGGAGATCTATGAGGTCCCTATGGCGTTGCTCAATCCCGCGCAACGGCGAGAGGCGGATCTCTTGGAACGCAAGCTGGACCAATTAGAAATGTCCAGCATTGTGCCGCTCGCGCTGACGTTCTTCTTGGGAGAAATCGCGTTGCTCGCTCAAGTGGAACGCGAGGGGATTCAGTCATGTGCCATTGCGGATAACCAAGAATGGATTTCTTTTCCAACCTCGGAAAGCTCGAATGCCATTACCCCAGAGATCGTGCTCTCGATCTTCCGCGGGCGAAAACTGCTGAGAACGTTTAACCACTAG
- a CDS encoding DEAD/DEAH box helicase: MQSESKSNQAEPRAPSEASSFKELDLSPVMMRALERLGYETPSPIQASVIPPALDGHDILGQARTGTGKTAAFSIPILEMLDPLSECRNPQALILVPTRELAEQVFQEIERLAQGCKTAITVLAGGKHMRRQMAQLEEGTQIVVGTPGRVYDHIQRRTFKTQDLWCVVLDEADRMLDIGFRPAIEQILRACPKDRQTMLLSATLADDIQRLTKRYLVEPVHINCSSKQVSVESIEQRYLSIKQKDKFPLLVKLLCREEPEQAIIFCRTKRGTDRLHLSLQKELAKYPNLAGVRVDCIHGDMNQRDRDRVFSDLRNGKVRILVATDVVGRGIDVSTVSHIINYDIPLDCDDYVHRVGRTGRMGREGIAFTFVTADEGSQLTSIELNINLLLMRDELSEGGATIPTAYDTMRAEEALAKETSANEPEQPRKKRLFPMKRKANPRLAKVGAKR; the protein is encoded by the coding sequence ATGCAGTCTGAAAGTAAATCCAACCAAGCGGAGCCACGGGCTCCGTCCGAGGCCAGTTCTTTTAAGGAATTGGACCTCTCACCAGTAATGATGCGAGCACTCGAGCGACTTGGGTATGAGACCCCCTCTCCCATCCAAGCCTCGGTCATCCCCCCTGCCCTGGATGGGCACGATATTCTGGGACAAGCTCGCACAGGAACCGGGAAAACGGCAGCGTTTTCCATTCCCATCTTAGAGATGCTCGACCCGTTGAGTGAGTGTCGCAATCCGCAAGCGTTGATCTTGGTACCGACCCGCGAATTGGCGGAGCAGGTGTTTCAAGAAATTGAGCGGCTGGCCCAAGGCTGCAAAACGGCAATCACCGTCCTAGCTGGCGGCAAGCACATGCGGCGTCAAATGGCGCAACTGGAAGAGGGAACTCAAATCGTCGTCGGCACCCCCGGCCGCGTCTACGACCATATCCAGCGGCGAACCTTCAAAACGCAAGATCTGTGGTGCGTCGTACTCGACGAAGCGGATCGAATGCTTGATATCGGCTTCCGACCTGCCATCGAGCAGATTTTGCGAGCCTGCCCCAAAGATCGTCAAACGATGCTCCTGAGCGCTACGCTCGCAGACGATATTCAACGTCTCACCAAGCGTTACCTCGTCGAACCAGTGCATATCAATTGCTCAAGCAAGCAGGTCTCCGTCGAATCGATTGAACAGCGCTATCTGAGTATCAAGCAGAAGGACAAATTCCCGCTGCTCGTTAAATTGCTTTGTCGCGAGGAGCCCGAGCAGGCCATTATCTTCTGCCGGACCAAACGCGGGACAGACCGTTTGCACCTCTCCTTGCAGAAAGAGCTGGCCAAATATCCCAATTTGGCAGGCGTGCGGGTCGATTGCATTCACGGTGATATGAACCAGCGTGATCGCGATCGCGTGTTTAGCGACCTGCGCAATGGCAAAGTGCGAATTTTGGTCGCAACCGACGTGGTTGGGCGTGGGATCGACGTTTCCACCGTCTCCCATATCATCAACTACGACATACCGCTCGATTGCGACGATTACGTGCATCGCGTGGGTCGCACCGGCCGGATGGGCCGCGAAGGCATCGCCTTCACCTTTGTGACCGCAGACGAGGGGAGCCAACTCACCTCGATTGAGTTGAATATCAATCTGCTGCTGATGCGGGACGAACTTAGTGAAGGGGGCGCCACCATCCCCACGGCCTACGACACCATGCGTGCCGAGGAGGCATTGGCCAAAGAGACATCCGCCAATGAGCCAGAGCAGCCGCGCAAGAAGCGTCTCTTCCCAATGAAACGCAAAGCCAACCCGCGACTCGCTAAGGTGGGTGCAAAGCGCTAA